The following is a genomic window from Deltaproteobacteria bacterium.
CCCGGTTTCCGCCCAGGGAGGGGTGCGTTTAGGTGCTGTCTCCTCCGGCGGGGAGTCAGGTTGCGCAGAGGCCTGTTCACCGCTCCCGGCTCCTGTTTCCACCGGAAGAACCGCTGCCCGCGCCATTCCGGTGGGCGCCGTGAAGGTCAGTGCCAGGCACCCGGCAACGATTATCACCAACTGATTTGTACGGCACCGCAGACGCTTCATCCGCCGTTTTCATCCTTTCTTTCTGCAAGGGTGGAGCCATGGTGTCTGCGGAACATGGTGGCGGAATACTTCTCCAACTTCCACTCCGGAACCCGGCACGCGCCGCACACGCTTTTGAACCACTTGTTCCTGAGCCATCTTGCCGCGCGGCTGTTTCTGGAATCGTTGACCACAAACGTGCGGTTGCAATGGGTGGTAATCCGGGCCTGGCGGCCCGTCTTCTCGATGGCGCGGATACCGTGCAGCACGCCCTTGCGGGAAGGCCACAGCTTGATCTTGTCGATCAGCAGAAACAACTCCACACGCTTGCGGTAGAACCGTTTCCGCGGAGTCTTTGTTTTCTTGTTCACCGCCGCATAATCCCAACCCGGCAACGCCGGTGTCGAATGTCAATCACAGTCATTTTGTTCATCGCGTTTGTTGGGTTTATTGAGTTTGTTGAGGTATACCCGTTAGCCCCATAAATCCAAATAACCCATTAATCCTGCGAACCCGCCAGTCCCTCTTTGTAGCTCAGAGCCGCCGACCCCACGGCCATGGCCGCCACGCCCAGCTGAAGCGGATCGTGCAGCAACCTGCCGGCGGCCGCCGCCAACGCGCCGTCATCCAGCCCGAGCGGCACGCCCGGGGCTGCAATCAAGGTGCCGCCCGCCACGTGCTTCTCTGAAATGAACCCTCCGGCCGGCGAAGCATCCAAAATGTAATCATGGCGATACAGCGCCGCATCCAGGTCCTCCGCAACCCGGATCCGGTCCCGATGGGTACGCCCGGCTTCCAGGGAGAAATTCCGCGCTTTCAGCGAATCCAAATCCACTACCGTCAGATCGGCCCCCAGGTCCAGCAGGGTCGATGCCGCCCACCGCCCCACCGGCCCGCAGCCGATCACCAGCACACGCTTACCCCCGATTCCGCCTGCCATCAGGTCCAGGCCGGTGGCGAACACCCTGCCGGTTGCCGCCGAATTGTCGACAGTCCGGCCCGCTTTCTGGTTGATCGCGGCAAAACAAGCGTCATCGGAAAGCAGGATGATCTGCGCGCGCCGTTCCGCCGCCTCGCACATCCCGGCGACATCCGATGCCCGGGTGACGAAAGCCCTGAATCCCACATGGGCGACGATCCGCGCGACCGTCTCGGAAAATCCTTCGATAACGCCCAATCCCCAGGTGACGGGGATAACCCCCACCGTTGTGCGGCGGGCTGCTTCCCCGAACCTCTTTTCATCAACGGCGTATGCCCGGCAGGCCAGGCCCGCCAAATCCGTTCCCGTCATGCGCCTCAGCGCATCGTCATAGACCTCCAACTGGCCGGGAATTCCCCGCAAATCTCCACTGTTGAGCCTGGTCATATGGGTGCTGACCTCCCCGTTAGGCCGAGGCTGTGCCGGATCGCTGCCAACACGCAGTTGCGCCTCTCGACGGCCTTCCGACGGTTTTTTCCGGTAACGATAAGGGTCGCCACCCAATTGTCCCCACCCGTCCGCCGGTTGGTAAGCGCTTCGTCGGCGCCATAAAATCCTTTTTCCACGTGCAGGGGGCCCGCATGGGTCATAACATGTTCACCGGCGAACGCAAGCGTGTTTCCGGACACGCGGATGTGTTCGTAGACGACCCCTCGATGATCGCCCCCGGGCAGCTCGCCGGAAACCGTGTCGTCGAGAAATAGAGCGGCCAGCGCTTCCAGCAGGTTACACCCGGTCGAGTGATAAACGGCCGTCGGCGTCTGGCTCGGAAAACGCGCATCGATTTCCAGGACCCTCAATTCCCCGTGGTCCTGGACCACCTCGATGTCCATCAGGCCCCTGAGGCCGACGAGACGTGCAATGTCAAGGGAAAGCGCTTGGAACCGGGAGGCCATATCTGCCGGCAGCCGGCTGGGCGCGCTCACGGCCCGGCAGTCGAAAATGTCATCCATGAACAGGTCGGTTATCTGAAAGGCACGGTAATTTCCGGGCCCCCCGGCAACTTCCAATGAATGGGTCGGTCCGTCGACAAAGGCCTGCGCCACCCACTCTCCCTCCGTCCCCCCGAGGAAGGCGTCCAATGCTTCGTGGTCGCTGAAGATCCGTACGCCCGAACTCCCGCTGGCACGGCTTGGTTTGACGATAACCGGCAGGGTGCAATCCGGCCACGCGGCGGGGGCGGGAATTCCGGATGACGCAAACAGGTTGTCCGATTTTATTTTGGACGAGGAAATGGCGTAGGCCTGCATATCGAAGGCCAAGGGGATGCCTGCACGCCGGGCACAGCGTTCGAGCGCTGCGAGGCCGGCGTCGTTTTCCAGGGCCGGAATCAGAAGGTCGACACCGTTCAGCAGCGCCCGCAGTGCCGTCTCCCGCCTCAAATCCAATTGAACGAACCGGTCGCACAACCCTGAAGCCGGAGCATCCGCACGGCGGTCCAGCACCAGCACCTCCCACCCTGCTTTGCGGGCCAGGTAGGCGACTTCGACACCCTGCAGGTTTCCGCCGGCAACGGCAACTAGCATGCAGACCACCTGGGAGAACGGTCTGCCATGACAACCGAACGGCGCTGCTCTATCCAGGCCGTGTACTCTTCCAGTGTCGCCGCGCGCATCCCGTTTTCCGAGAGAATGCGCTTCACACGCCCCGCGGACCGGTTGCCCTCCTCGATGTCCAGAGAACTCTGGGCCACACCCGCGAGTCCCTTTCCCGGTGGAACCAGCGACGTAATGACGTTGACGCCGGAATCGAGCCTTTCTCCGAGCCCGGCCAGACCGTCCACATCCAGCGATGCCGGGATGAGCCGGTCCGGAAACACAAGCCGCATGACGGCGGCCGCCACAAGCTCGCGCAAACGGCTGGATTGCGCTCTGCCTGCCATGGGGGTGCCGCACTGGGGCACGAAATTCATGATCCGAATCTGGTCGGCCTCCAGCCGGTGCATGGCTTCCATGGAATCGGCGAGATCATTGCCCGATTCACCGACCCCCCCGAGCAATCCTTCTTCAATCAGCATCCCCAGGGCATGTGCCGCCGCCTTGCCGTTCCAGCGCTCATCGTAGCTCTGCCCCGGTCTCAGGCGTTTGAAGAGTTCGCGGCTGTGGGTTTCCTGATAGCAGGCATACCAGGTTGCACCGGCTTCGGCGAGCATGTGCAGCACATCCTCCGGGACCACGCCCGGGGAGACCATGACCGGCAGACCGGTTTCATCCCTTACAGAACGCACGACATCGGCCAGCCAGTCGTAGCCGCCTTTGCCGCTGTTTAAAATTTCGGGGTCTTCGCCCATGGTCAGGTCGATGAGGTGCACGCCGGTCTGTGACAATGCACGGGCGGCGGAGACGATCTCTCCCGCATCCTTGCGGTAACGAACACATTCCCGGTTCGATTTCCGGTAGTAGCAGAAATTGCAGTTGTTGCGGCAATAGGTGCTGATGTACAGGAAGCCGTAAAGAAATATTTTCTCCCCGAAATAACGGGCGCGCAATCGGCGTGCGGAGGCGAACAGGGCCTCGAGGTGCTCCCTGTCCCTCAAGCCCGTCAAGAAACGGATCTCTTCCCCGCCCAGGCCCTCGCCCTTTTCCGCAGATTGCAGGACAGCGGCCAGCCGCCTATGTGTCTCTGGTGCAGTCATTATTTCCAAGTTGAACCCATGGGGCGCCGTCTGAAGCCACATGCACTCAGAACGGAATTTCACCCCTGCGTAATTTCGGGGCAGGCCGTCATATATTGAGGCGCACCCCGTCGAGACAGGTGATGCTTCTTCCCACGCTTCCCAGGTTGCGGCTGCCTTCGACGACCATGAGCAGCCGTTCGAGGCCGAATCCGATGCCGACCCAGTTTTCGGATATTCGCCAGGCCTCATCCAACGCATGCGGCCCCATGGCACCGGAACCCACCTCGACGCCGTCACCGGCAACCACGTCAAGGGTTTCACCGTACACATCCGAGGTTTCCGATTCAAAGGCATAGCCGTCTATCCCGGCGGCCTTCATGATGACGGCGGCCAGCTGCTTCAA
Proteins encoded in this region:
- the pylB gene encoding methylornithine synthase PylB, producing MTAPETHRRLAAVLQSAEKGEGLGGEEIRFLTGLRDREHLEALFASARRLRARYFGEKIFLYGFLYISTYCRNNCNFCYYRKSNRECVRYRKDAGEIVSAARALSQTGVHLIDLTMGEDPEILNSGKGGYDWLADVVRSVRDETGLPVMVSPGVVPEDVLHMLAEAGATWYACYQETHSRELFKRLRPGQSYDERWNGKAAAHALGMLIEEGLLGGVGESGNDLADSMEAMHRLEADQIRIMNFVPQCGTPMAGRAQSSRLRELVAAAVMRLVFPDRLIPASLDVDGLAGLGERLDSGVNVITSLVPPGKGLAGVAQSSLDIEEGNRSAGRVKRILSENGMRAATLEEYTAWIEQRRSVVMADRSPRWSAC
- the pylC gene encoding 3-methylornithine--L-lysine ligase PylC, with amino-acid sequence MLVAVAGGNLQGVEVAYLARKAGWEVLVLDRRADAPASGLCDRFVQLDLRRETALRALLNGVDLLIPALENDAGLAALERCARRAGIPLAFDMQAYAISSSKIKSDNLFASSGIPAPAAWPDCTLPVIVKPSRASGSSGVRIFSDHEALDAFLGGTEGEWVAQAFVDGPTHSLEVAGGPGNYRAFQITDLFMDDIFDCRAVSAPSRLPADMASRFQALSLDIARLVGLRGLMDIEVVQDHGELRVLEIDARFPSQTPTAVYHSTGCNLLEALAALFLDDTVSGELPGGDHRGVVYEHIRVSGNTLAFAGEHVMTHAGPLHVEKGFYGADEALTNRRTGGDNWVATLIVTGKNRRKAVERRNCVLAAIRHSLGLTGRSAPI
- the pylD gene encoding 3-methylornithyl-N6-L-lysine dehydrogenase PylD — protein: MTRLNSGDLRGIPGQLEVYDDALRRMTGTDLAGLACRAYAVDEKRFGEAARRTTVGVIPVTWGLGVIEGFSETVARIVAHVGFRAFVTRASDVAGMCEAAERRAQIILLSDDACFAAINQKAGRTVDNSAATGRVFATGLDLMAGGIGGKRVLVIGCGPVGRWAASTLLDLGADLTVVDLDSLKARNFSLEAGRTHRDRIRVAEDLDAALYRHDYILDASPAGGFISEKHVAGGTLIAAPGVPLGLDDGALAAAAGRLLHDPLQLGVAAMAVGSAALSYKEGLAGSQD